The Opitutales bacterium ASA1 genome window below encodes:
- the rsmI gene encoding 16S rRNA (cytidine(1402)-2'-O)-methyltransferase, with translation MTAENASLQAQPATLYVVATPIGNLADLTERAAALLCSVQLVACEDTRTTRVLLDRIGARPETVAYHEHNEQTMATRLADRIAAGASVAVVSDAGTPGLSDPGFRIVRECRRRGLAVVPVPGPNALLALLCSAGLPTNAFFFAGFLPARTAARRTFLERYRDFPHTIALYESCHRIAAFLDEIAEVLGATRVVAVGKELTKRHETILAGPVAEVRSRLASLAIKGEFTVLIAPEDYGL, from the coding sequence ATGACGGCCGAAAACGCGTCGTTGCAGGCGCAGCCCGCGACGCTCTACGTCGTCGCCACGCCGATCGGCAACCTCGCGGACCTCACCGAGCGCGCCGCTGCTCTGCTTTGCTCGGTGCAGTTGGTCGCTTGCGAGGACACACGCACCACGCGCGTCCTGCTCGACCGCATCGGAGCGCGGCCGGAGACGGTGGCCTACCACGAGCACAACGAGCAGACGATGGCCACGCGCTTGGCCGACCGGATCGCCGCGGGCGCTTCGGTCGCGGTGGTCTCGGATGCCGGCACACCGGGATTGAGCGACCCGGGTTTCCGGATCGTGCGGGAATGCCGCCGACGCGGGCTCGCGGTCGTGCCGGTGCCGGGACCGAATGCGCTCCTCGCACTGCTCTGCTCGGCGGGTCTGCCGACCAATGCGTTTTTCTTCGCGGGTTTCCTCCCGGCGCGCACCGCGGCACGGCGCACGTTTCTCGAGCGTTACCGCGATTTCCCGCACACGATCGCGCTCTACGAATCGTGCCACCGCATCGCGGCGTTTCTGGATGAAATCGCCGAGGTGCTCGGTGCCACCCGAGTGGTCGCCGTCGGCAAGGAACTCACCAAACGTCACGAAACCATCCTCGCAGGACCGGTCGCGGAGGTGCGCTCGCGACTCGCTTCCCTCGCGATCAAGGGAGAGTTCACCGTATTGATCGCACCGGAGGACTACGGGCTGTGA